The Syngnathus typhle isolate RoL2023-S1 ecotype Sweden linkage group LG6, RoL_Styp_1.0, whole genome shotgun sequence genome has a window encoding:
- the arrb1 gene encoding beta-arrestin-1 isoform X2 — MADKGTRVFKKASPNGKLTVYLGKRDFVDHVERVEPVDGVILIDPEYLKERKVFVTLTCAFRYGREDLDVLGLTFRKDLFVANEQVFPALGDQKTPLTRLQERLMKKLGEHAYPFTLQIPLNLPCSVTLQPGPEDTGKACGVDFEVKVFCADNAEEKIHKRNSVRLVIRKIQFAPEKAGPQPSAEITRHFLMSDKPLHLEASLDKQIYYHGEPISVNVHVTNNTNKTVKKMKVSVRQYADICLFNTAQYKCPVAWQESDDVVASSSTLCKVFTLTPFLSNNREKRGLALDGKLKHEDTNLASSTQLREGADKEMLGIVVSYKVKVKLLVSRGGLLGDLAPSDVSLELPFTLMHPKPWEESLDGEETADEAQSDTNLIQFDANADDDIIFEDFARQRLIDAKDDEDEEAAEVNDR; from the exons ATGGCAGATAAAGGAACCAG AGTTTTTAAAAAAGCCAGTCCCAACGGGAAG CTCACCGTCTACCTGGGCAAGAGGGACTTTGTGGACCACGTGGAGCGCGTGGAGCCCGTCG ATGGCGTCATCCTGATCGACCCCGAGTACTTGAAGGAGAGAAAAG TGTTTGTCACGCTCACCTGCGCTTTCCGATACGGGCGCGAAGATTTGGACGTGCTGGGCTTGACCTTTCGCAAAGATTTGTTTGTGGCCAACGAACAGGTGTTTCCCGCTCTCGGCGACCAGAAGACCCCCTTGACTCGTTTGCAGGAGCGCCTGATGAAGAAACTGGGAGAGCACGCCTACCCGTTCACATTGCAG ATCCCGCTCAACCTGCCGTGTTCTGTGACGCTGCAGCCGGGCCCGGAGGACACCGGGAAG GCCTGCGGCGTGGACTTTGAAGTCAAAGTGTTTTGTGCGGACAACGCTGAAGAAAAGATCCACAAAAG GAACTCCGTTCGGCTGGTGATCCGCAAGATTCAGTTTGCGCCGGAGAAAGCCGGGCCTCAGCCCAGCGCCGAGATCACCCGCCACTTCCTGATGTCGGACAAACCTCTGCACCTGGAGGCGTCCCTGGACAAGCAG ATTTACTACCACGGAGAGCCCATCAGCGTCAACGTTCACGTCACCAACAACACCAACAAGACGGTCAAGAAGATGAAGGTGTCAG TGCGACAATACGCCGACATCTGCCTCTTCAACACGGCGCAGTACAAATGTCCCGTGGCCTGGCAAGAGTCCGA TGACGTGGTGGCTTCCAGTTCCACCTTGTGCAAGGTTTTCACCCTGACGCCGTTTCTGTCCAACAATCGAGAGAAGCGAGGCCTGGCGCTGGACGGCAAGTTGAAGCACGAAGACACCAACTTGGCTTCCAGCACGCA ATTGCGGGAGGGCGCCGACAAGGAGATGTTGGGCATCGTGGTGTcgtacaaagtcaaagtcaagctGTTGGTTTCGCGAGGCGG GCTCCTGGGAGACCTGGCCCCCAG TGACGTGTCGCTGGAACTTCCCTTCACGCTGATGCACCCCAAGCCTTGGGAGGAGTCGCTTGACGGCGAAGAGA CTGCTGACGAAGCCCAGAGCGACACCAACCTGATCCAGTTTGATGCCAA CGCTGACGACGACATCATCTTTGAAGACTTTGCCCGTCAGCGGCTTATCGACGCGAAAGACGACGAGGACGAAGAGGCGGCGGAGGTCAACGACAGATAG
- the LOC133155050 gene encoding protein Atg16l2-like isoform X1, giving the protein MKDTPADGELWKAHVVQQLRRRDREQHHTFRDLVCAYSRLLDRGGASDWLSAASCGAVVWAARARRVQQLHKAAGELACQVVEKQQQMTIKDSLLDGQRDRLLQGERGLAGARQLRQQLCLRAQRLEVDNRLLKSKYDALMERQRRAERRLREEKLRGSGLLEDVMGLKRQAAARLNRRNDRRSRVQDASLEKDLQTAASSMVKADGWACLAPGKKLAEKGQERLLRSAPASRNSLRIPASIRELFERRRGQSECAPEEQEEPARPVGVPASARLPGRALHVLEAHEQGVNTAAFCSSSALLASAGTDRVVKVWEVRAGTLRHRTTLDGSTEGLTCVQFDPTGHRILAGSYDKSALLWCLDHPVAKLTLTGHSRKVTAARFSGHQVVTGSADGTVRIWDLQRAACVHLARVASFCSDVVCSENVAISGHFDHKIRLWDTRLSSCVHCLSAQGKVTSLDLSADGRHLLSCCRDDGLQLLDVRNWSHGGASFRAEGFKCASDSTKVAISPDARFVAAGSADGAVYIWNVSAGNLETRLADQHSASISAVCWSPSGEYTTSVDKKGRAVLWSDI; this is encoded by the exons ATGAAGGACACCCCGGCGGACGGCGAGCTGTGGAAGGCTCACGTCGTCCAGCAGCTGCGCCGCCGAGACCGGGAGCAGCACCACACGTTCCGAGACCTCGTCTGCGCCT ACTCTCGGCTGCTGGACAGAGGTGGCGCGAGCGACTGGTTGTCGGCGGCGAGCTGCGGCGCCGTGGTGTGGGCCGCGCGTGCGCGTCGTGTGCAGCAGCTTCACAAGGCCGCCGGAGAG TTGGCGTGTCAAGTGGTGgagaagcagcagcagatgaCAATCAAAGACAGCCTTTTGGATGGTCAGCGGGACag GCTGCTGCAAGGCGAGCGCGGCCTGGCGGGCGCGCGCCAGCTCCGCCAGCAGCTGTGCCTTCGGGCACAGCGGCTGGAAGTGGACAACAGGCTGCTGAAGAGCAAGTACGACGCCCTGATGGAGCGCCAGCGGCGGGCCGAGCGGCGTCTCAGGGAGGAGAAGCTCCGGGGAAGCGGCCTGCTGGAGGACGTGATGGGGCTCAAGCGGCAGGCGGCCGCGCGCCTCAACCGGCGAAACGACAGACGCTCCAG AGTTCAAGACGCCAGCCTGGAGAAAGATCTGCAGACGGCTGCCAGCTCTATGGTCAAGGCGGACGG cTGGGCGTGTTTAGCACCCGGCAAAAAGTTGGCCGAAAAAGGTCAAGAACGTCTCTTGAG ATCTGCTCCGGCATCCCGAAACTCTCTGAGGATCCCGGCGTCCATCAGAGAACTCTTTGA GAGGAGGCGGGGCCAGTCTGAGTGCGCTCCAGAAGAACAAGAGGAGCCGGCGCGCCCCGTCGGAGTCCCCGCGTCGGCAAGGCTTCCCGGCCGGGCCCTGCACGTCCTG GAAGCTCACGAGCAGGGCGTCAACACGGCAGCGTTCTGCTCCAGCTCTGCCCTGCTGGCCAGCGCGGGAACCGACAGAGTGGTCAAAGTGTGGGAGGTTCGAGCAG GTACCCTCAGACACCGGACCACCTTGGACGGGAGCACGGAGGGTCTGACCTGCGTCCAGTTTGACCCCACG GGTCACCGAATTCTGGCGGGCTCCTACGACAAATCGGCTTTGCTGTGGTGTTTGGATCACCCGGTTGCCAAG CTGACCCTGACGGGCCACAGCAGGAAGGTGACGGCGGCTCGCTTCAGCGGTCATCAAGTGGTGACGGGAAGCGCCGACGGGACCGTCAGGATATGGGACCTCCAACGCGCCGCCT GTGTCCACTTGGCCCGAGTGGCGTCCTTCTGCAGCGATGTGGTCTGCTCGGAAAACGTGGCCATCAGCGGACATTTCGACCACAAGATCCGACTGTGGGACACCAG GCTGTCCAGCTGCGTCCACTGCCTGTCGGCGCAGGGCAAAGTGACATCTTTGGACCTCAGCGCCGACGGCCGGCACCTGCTCAGCTGTTGCCGGGACGACGGACTGCAGCTGTTGGACGTCCGCAACTGGAGCCACGGTGGCGCCTCCTTCAG AGCGGAAGGCTTCAAATGTGCAAGCGACAGCACCAAAGTGGCCATCAG CCCCGACGCTCGCTTCGTGGCGGCGGGATCGGCAGACGGCGCCGTCTACATCTGGAACGTCTCCGCTGGAAACCTGGAGACGCGCCTGGCTGACCAGCACAG CGCGTCCATCAGCGCTGTATGCTGGTCGCCGTCCGGCGAGTACACGACGAGTGTGGACAAAAAGGGACGGGCCGTCCTCTGGAGTGACATctga
- the arrb1 gene encoding beta-arrestin-1 isoform X1: MADKGTRVFKKASPNGKLTVYLGKRDFVDHVERVEPVDGVILIDPEYLKERKGLEESRPAGRRFPPSLLPRRLCCLAVFVTLTCAFRYGREDLDVLGLTFRKDLFVANEQVFPALGDQKTPLTRLQERLMKKLGEHAYPFTLQIPLNLPCSVTLQPGPEDTGKACGVDFEVKVFCADNAEEKIHKRNSVRLVIRKIQFAPEKAGPQPSAEITRHFLMSDKPLHLEASLDKQIYYHGEPISVNVHVTNNTNKTVKKMKVSVRQYADICLFNTAQYKCPVAWQESDDVVASSSTLCKVFTLTPFLSNNREKRGLALDGKLKHEDTNLASSTQLREGADKEMLGIVVSYKVKVKLLVSRGGLLGDLAPSDVSLELPFTLMHPKPWEESLDGEETADEAQSDTNLIQFDANADDDIIFEDFARQRLIDAKDDEDEEAAEVNDR, translated from the exons ATGGCAGATAAAGGAACCAG AGTTTTTAAAAAAGCCAGTCCCAACGGGAAG CTCACCGTCTACCTGGGCAAGAGGGACTTTGTGGACCACGTGGAGCGCGTGGAGCCCGTCG ATGGCGTCATCCTGATCGACCCCGAGTACTTGAAGGAGAGAAAAGGTTTGGAggagagccggccggccggccgcaggTTCCCACCGTCCCTTTTGCCGAGACGTCTTTGTTGTCTTGCAGTGTTTGTCACGCTCACCTGCGCTTTCCGATACGGGCGCGAAGATTTGGACGTGCTGGGCTTGACCTTTCGCAAAGATTTGTTTGTGGCCAACGAACAGGTGTTTCCCGCTCTCGGCGACCAGAAGACCCCCTTGACTCGTTTGCAGGAGCGCCTGATGAAGAAACTGGGAGAGCACGCCTACCCGTTCACATTGCAG ATCCCGCTCAACCTGCCGTGTTCTGTGACGCTGCAGCCGGGCCCGGAGGACACCGGGAAG GCCTGCGGCGTGGACTTTGAAGTCAAAGTGTTTTGTGCGGACAACGCTGAAGAAAAGATCCACAAAAG GAACTCCGTTCGGCTGGTGATCCGCAAGATTCAGTTTGCGCCGGAGAAAGCCGGGCCTCAGCCCAGCGCCGAGATCACCCGCCACTTCCTGATGTCGGACAAACCTCTGCACCTGGAGGCGTCCCTGGACAAGCAG ATTTACTACCACGGAGAGCCCATCAGCGTCAACGTTCACGTCACCAACAACACCAACAAGACGGTCAAGAAGATGAAGGTGTCAG TGCGACAATACGCCGACATCTGCCTCTTCAACACGGCGCAGTACAAATGTCCCGTGGCCTGGCAAGAGTCCGA TGACGTGGTGGCTTCCAGTTCCACCTTGTGCAAGGTTTTCACCCTGACGCCGTTTCTGTCCAACAATCGAGAGAAGCGAGGCCTGGCGCTGGACGGCAAGTTGAAGCACGAAGACACCAACTTGGCTTCCAGCACGCA ATTGCGGGAGGGCGCCGACAAGGAGATGTTGGGCATCGTGGTGTcgtacaaagtcaaagtcaagctGTTGGTTTCGCGAGGCGG GCTCCTGGGAGACCTGGCCCCCAG TGACGTGTCGCTGGAACTTCCCTTCACGCTGATGCACCCCAAGCCTTGGGAGGAGTCGCTTGACGGCGAAGAGA CTGCTGACGAAGCCCAGAGCGACACCAACCTGATCCAGTTTGATGCCAA CGCTGACGACGACATCATCTTTGAAGACTTTGCCCGTCAGCGGCTTATCGACGCGAAAGACGACGAGGACGAAGAGGCGGCGGAGGTCAACGACAGATAG
- the LOC133156090 gene encoding neuronal tyrosine-phosphorylated phosphoinositide-3-kinase adapter 2-like: MTSREEASTSRRFFQYVEDRCLQAYDELVIQNAADISRESDRIRHDANWTYLQEKKLKKRQGEAIKRLDDEATGASDAAYCGKHLRMGLATVPAAARDGPAAPGLGPAAPGLGPAAFGVRSHSLDSVGGDPDERKQPPPKPRRDPNTKLSSSSEALATQDEVHVPHAYGGEDWKKTPPPKPKRNPSTQLSSSFDETAHACNHGGKESWIGAGPGESESVYIEMSGNVWAQSGEEQNESVYEEMTYSELCRIPQPFPNLLTHRPPLLLLPPFHPQRSPNSDESPLTPVDVTQLTAPGKKAGPSRDEEEWPPTPSVTSSGRSSAPPLASGRRASSGSAHDGKAYPRSQSACPSPVSLARSRTPVGPKRPPPYAALMAARPPEAGSATSPDDLAKAERRSGRAAEDVKARRPVKASASGTPRDHPALSQMAWPCGDATMMDTIEKKRGLCREIRNRRRADLGDGSPVERRRKQPPPYSAAILWDTAI; this comes from the exons ATGACGTCTCGCGAGGAGGCTTCCACCTCACGCAGGTTCTTCCAGTACGTGGAGGACAGATGCCTCCAGGCTTACGACGAGCTGGTCATCCAGAACGCGGCCGACATTTCCCGAGAGAGTGACCGGATTCGACACGATGCCAATTGGACCTACTTGCAGGAGAAGAAACTGAAGAAACGGCAAGGGGAAGCAATAAAGAG GCTGGACGACGAGGCCACCGGCGCCAGCGACGCCGCCTACTGCGGGAAGCATTTGCGAATGGGTCTGGCCACcgtgccggcggcggcgcgggaCGGCCCGGCCGCTCCCGGCCTTGGCCCGGCCGCTCCCGGCCTCGGCCCGGCGGCCTTCGGCGTCCGCTCTCACTCCCTCGACTCGGTGGGCGGCGACCCTGACGAGCGCAAGCAGCCGCCGCCCAAACCCAGGAGGGACCCTAACACCAAACTGAGCAGCAGCTCCGAGGCCCTGGCGACCCAAGACGAAG TTCACGTCCCGCACGCGTACGGCGGCGAGGACTGGAAGAAGACGCCTCCGCCCAAACCCAAACGCAACCCATCCACGCAACTCAGCTCGTCCTTCGACGAAACAGCCCACGCGTGTAACCACGGCGGCAAGGAGAGCTGGATCGGGGCCGGCCCGGGCGAGTCTGAGTCGGTTTACATCGAGATGAGCGGAAACGTCTGGGCTCAAAGCGGAGAGGAGCAGAACGAGTCAGTGTACGAGGAAATGACGTACTCGGAGTTGTGCCGCATCCCGCAACCCTTTCCCAATCTCCTGACGCACCGGCCGCCGCTCCTGCTCTTGCCGCCGTTCCATCCTCAGCGCTCGCCCAATTCCGACGAGTCTCCGCTGACCCCCGTGGACGTCACGCAGCTGACCGCGCCGGGGAAAAAGGCGGGGCCGAGCAGAGACGAAGAGGAGTGGCCGCCCACACCCAGCGTCACATCTTCGGGGCGCTCGTCGGCGCCGCCGCTGGCTTCCGGCCGCCGCGCGTCCTCCGGCTCCGCCCACGACGGGAAGGCGTACCCGCGCAGCCAATCGGCGTGCCCCTCCCCCGTGAGCCTGGCCCGCTCTCGGACGCCCGTCGGCCCGAAGAGGCCGCCTCCCTACGCCGCCTTGATGGCCGCCCGGCCGCCGGAGGCCGGCTCGGCCACGTCGCCGGATGACCTCGCCAAGGCGGAGCGGAGGAGCGGCCGCGCCGCCGAAG ACGTCAAGGCTCGGCGTCCAGTCAAGGCTTCCGCGTCGGGGACGCCGCGGGACCATCCCGCCCTCAGCCAG ATGGCGTGGCCGTGCGGGGACGCCACCATGATGGACACCATCGAGAAGAAACGAGGTTTGTGCCGCGAGATCAGAAATCGCCGGCGGGCCGACCTCGGGGACGGCTCGCCCGTCGAGCGGCGGAGGAAACAACCGCCGCCCTACTCGGCGGCCATCTTGTGGGACACTGCCATCTGA
- the LOC133155596 gene encoding serine/arginine repetitive matrix protein 2-like isoform X1 — protein sequence MGPKRKQTAEQRRLAARLRMRVIRAQQSFERAASQTLTRELNYAACDPERLAERQPDGPPGGLATSAPAMASSWRDEDEELKAGGAKVLGNRPRFSFSEIKMLLQEVRRNRYILLRKFNHGVPAEAKKQKWAEITEQINGLGQNHREVRQIMKKWADLKCDGKRRMALLRAPDGSAGRRKRKSLDSVEKMVHRILLMSPTADVVSDAEDRDEGSESKAPDAERYSYADGNSGSLSLPGGLSLDFSPLSSPDKDLSGDPYRSSDDDEPSMDCEDNAAFSVHSSLGPPRLVHTYSRHGRNAVSITSKDCDGDSPPASPLPPSSAAVTSSCSPSLGPLAGDASLPATFSNARPEPSPAEEEQALPSPPSGPLPPSGLAQLACHSVQQQRASRQLLASVSRSLETLAQSLQLLVESQQKFVSESLALQRETLGVLKTFSGAALAVLRDGRAQGPALRLDKMDDGALDRST from the exons ATGGGCCCAAAAAGAAAGCAAACCGCCGAGCAAAGGCGCTTGGCGGCCCGATTGAGGATGCGCGTGATCAGAGCTCAACAATCCTTCGAGCGCGCCGCCAGTCAAACGCTTACGCGGGAACTAAACTATGCTGCTTGC GACCCGGAGCGGTTGGCGGAGCGCCAACCCGACGGGCCGCCAGGAGGGCTGGCGACGAGCGCGCCGGCCATGGCGAGCTCCTGGCGGGACGAGGACGAGGAGTTGAAGGCGGGCGGGGCCAAGGTTCTCGGCAACCGGCCCAGGTTCTCCTTCTCCGAGATCAAGAtgctgctgcaggaagtccgCAGGAACAGATACATCCTCCTCA GGAAGTTCAATCACGGCGTGCCGGCGGAGGCCAAGAAACAAAAGTGGGCCGAGATCACGGAGCAGATCAACGGTCTGGGACAGAACCACAGAGAG GTGCGTCAAATCATGAAGAAGTGGGCCGACCTGAAATGTGACGGCAAGCGGCGCATGGCTCTCCTGCGAGCTCCCGACGGCTCggcggggaggaggaagaggaagtctCTGGACTCGGTGGAGAAGATGGTCCACAGGATCCTGTTGATGAGTCCTACCGCAG ACGTCGTCAGTGACGCCGAAGACCGAGACGAAGGCTCCGAGTCCAAGGCCCCGGACGCCGAGCGCTACTCCTACGCGGACGGCAACAGCGGATCGCTCTCACTTCCCGGAGGACTTTCCTTGGACTTCTCGCCTCTGTCGTCCCCCGACAAGGATCTGAGCG GGGACCCCTACCGCTCGTCGGACGACGACG AACCTTCCATGGACTGCGAAGACAACGCCGCCTTCTCCGTCCATTCGTCTTTGGGTCCACCCAGGCTGGTCCACACGTACTCCCGACACGGCCGCAACGCCGTCAGCATCACCTCCAAAGACTGCGACGGCGACTCTCCTCCCGCTTCGCCGTTGCCACCCTCGAGCGCCGCCGTCACCTCCTCGTGCTCGCCCTCGCTCGGCCCTCTTGCCGGCGACGCGTCCCTGCCGGCGACCTTCTCCAACGCCCGCCCCGAGCCCTCTCCAGCAGAGGAGGAGCAGGCGCTGCCGTCGCCGCCGTCGGGCCCGCTGCCGCCGTCGGGCTTGGCGCAGCTGGCCTGCCACAGCGTGCAGCAGCAGCGTGCCAGTCGGCAGCTGCTGGCGTCGGTGTCGCGCTCGCTGGAGACGCTGGCGCAGTCGCTGCAGCTGCTGGTGGAGAGCCAACAGAAGTTTGTCAGCGAGTCGCTGGCGCTGCAGAGGGAGACGCTGGGCGTGCTCAAGACCTTCTCGGGCGCCGCGCTGGCCGTGCTGAGGGACGGCAGGGCGCAAGGCCCCGCCCTCAGGCTGGACAAGATGGACGACGGCGCTTTGGATCGCTCCACGTGA
- the LOC133155596 gene encoding serine/arginine repetitive matrix protein 2-like isoform X2: protein MASSWRDEDEELKAGGAKVLGNRPRFSFSEIKMLLQEVRRNRYILLRKFNHGVPAEAKKQKWAEITEQINGLGQNHREVRQIMKKWADLKCDGKRRMALLRAPDGSAGRRKRKSLDSVEKMVHRILLMSPTADVVSDAEDRDEGSESKAPDAERYSYADGNSGSLSLPGGLSLDFSPLSSPDKDLSGDPYRSSDDDEPSMDCEDNAAFSVHSSLGPPRLVHTYSRHGRNAVSITSKDCDGDSPPASPLPPSSAAVTSSCSPSLGPLAGDASLPATFSNARPEPSPAEEEQALPSPPSGPLPPSGLAQLACHSVQQQRASRQLLASVSRSLETLAQSLQLLVESQQKFVSESLALQRETLGVLKTFSGAALAVLRDGRAQGPALRLDKMDDGALDRST from the exons ATGGCGAGCTCCTGGCGGGACGAGGACGAGGAGTTGAAGGCGGGCGGGGCCAAGGTTCTCGGCAACCGGCCCAGGTTCTCCTTCTCCGAGATCAAGAtgctgctgcaggaagtccgCAGGAACAGATACATCCTCCTCA GGAAGTTCAATCACGGCGTGCCGGCGGAGGCCAAGAAACAAAAGTGGGCCGAGATCACGGAGCAGATCAACGGTCTGGGACAGAACCACAGAGAG GTGCGTCAAATCATGAAGAAGTGGGCCGACCTGAAATGTGACGGCAAGCGGCGCATGGCTCTCCTGCGAGCTCCCGACGGCTCggcggggaggaggaagaggaagtctCTGGACTCGGTGGAGAAGATGGTCCACAGGATCCTGTTGATGAGTCCTACCGCAG ACGTCGTCAGTGACGCCGAAGACCGAGACGAAGGCTCCGAGTCCAAGGCCCCGGACGCCGAGCGCTACTCCTACGCGGACGGCAACAGCGGATCGCTCTCACTTCCCGGAGGACTTTCCTTGGACTTCTCGCCTCTGTCGTCCCCCGACAAGGATCTGAGCG GGGACCCCTACCGCTCGTCGGACGACGACG AACCTTCCATGGACTGCGAAGACAACGCCGCCTTCTCCGTCCATTCGTCTTTGGGTCCACCCAGGCTGGTCCACACGTACTCCCGACACGGCCGCAACGCCGTCAGCATCACCTCCAAAGACTGCGACGGCGACTCTCCTCCCGCTTCGCCGTTGCCACCCTCGAGCGCCGCCGTCACCTCCTCGTGCTCGCCCTCGCTCGGCCCTCTTGCCGGCGACGCGTCCCTGCCGGCGACCTTCTCCAACGCCCGCCCCGAGCCCTCTCCAGCAGAGGAGGAGCAGGCGCTGCCGTCGCCGCCGTCGGGCCCGCTGCCGCCGTCGGGCTTGGCGCAGCTGGCCTGCCACAGCGTGCAGCAGCAGCGTGCCAGTCGGCAGCTGCTGGCGTCGGTGTCGCGCTCGCTGGAGACGCTGGCGCAGTCGCTGCAGCTGCTGGTGGAGAGCCAACAGAAGTTTGTCAGCGAGTCGCTGGCGCTGCAGAGGGAGACGCTGGGCGTGCTCAAGACCTTCTCGGGCGCCGCGCTGGCCGTGCTGAGGGACGGCAGGGCGCAAGGCCCCGCCCTCAGGCTGGACAAGATGGACGACGGCGCTTTGGATCGCTCCACGTGA
- the LOC133155050 gene encoding protein Atg16l2-like isoform X2, translating to MKDTPADGELWKAHVVQQLRRRDREQHHTFRDLVCAYSRLLDRGGASDWLSAASCGAVVWAARARRVQQLHKAAGELACQVVEKQQQMTIKDSLLDGQRDRLLQGERGLAGARQLRQQLCLRAQRLEVDNRLLKSKYDALMERQRRAERRLREEKLRGSGLLEDVMGLKRQAAARLNRRNDRRSRVQDASLEKDLQTAASSMVKADGWACLAPGKKLAEKGQERLLRSAPASRNSLRIPASIRELFERRRGQSECAPEEQEEPARPVGVPASARLPGRALHVLEAHEQGVNTAAFCSSSALLASAGTDRVVKVWEVRAGTLRHRTTLDGSTEGLTCVQFDPTGHRILAGSYDKSALLWCLDHPVAKLTLTGHSRKVTAARFSGHQVVTGSADGTVRIWDLQRAACVHLARVASFCSDVVCSENVAISGHFDHKIRLWDTSVIECVTEGRGRVVWLQAVQLRPLPVGAGQSDIFGPQRRRPAPAQLLPGRRTAAVGRPQLEPRWRLLQSGRLQMCKRQHQSGHQPRRSLRGGGIGRRRRLHLERLRWKPGDAPG from the exons ATGAAGGACACCCCGGCGGACGGCGAGCTGTGGAAGGCTCACGTCGTCCAGCAGCTGCGCCGCCGAGACCGGGAGCAGCACCACACGTTCCGAGACCTCGTCTGCGCCT ACTCTCGGCTGCTGGACAGAGGTGGCGCGAGCGACTGGTTGTCGGCGGCGAGCTGCGGCGCCGTGGTGTGGGCCGCGCGTGCGCGTCGTGTGCAGCAGCTTCACAAGGCCGCCGGAGAG TTGGCGTGTCAAGTGGTGgagaagcagcagcagatgaCAATCAAAGACAGCCTTTTGGATGGTCAGCGGGACag GCTGCTGCAAGGCGAGCGCGGCCTGGCGGGCGCGCGCCAGCTCCGCCAGCAGCTGTGCCTTCGGGCACAGCGGCTGGAAGTGGACAACAGGCTGCTGAAGAGCAAGTACGACGCCCTGATGGAGCGCCAGCGGCGGGCCGAGCGGCGTCTCAGGGAGGAGAAGCTCCGGGGAAGCGGCCTGCTGGAGGACGTGATGGGGCTCAAGCGGCAGGCGGCCGCGCGCCTCAACCGGCGAAACGACAGACGCTCCAG AGTTCAAGACGCCAGCCTGGAGAAAGATCTGCAGACGGCTGCCAGCTCTATGGTCAAGGCGGACGG cTGGGCGTGTTTAGCACCCGGCAAAAAGTTGGCCGAAAAAGGTCAAGAACGTCTCTTGAG ATCTGCTCCGGCATCCCGAAACTCTCTGAGGATCCCGGCGTCCATCAGAGAACTCTTTGA GAGGAGGCGGGGCCAGTCTGAGTGCGCTCCAGAAGAACAAGAGGAGCCGGCGCGCCCCGTCGGAGTCCCCGCGTCGGCAAGGCTTCCCGGCCGGGCCCTGCACGTCCTG GAAGCTCACGAGCAGGGCGTCAACACGGCAGCGTTCTGCTCCAGCTCTGCCCTGCTGGCCAGCGCGGGAACCGACAGAGTGGTCAAAGTGTGGGAGGTTCGAGCAG GTACCCTCAGACACCGGACCACCTTGGACGGGAGCACGGAGGGTCTGACCTGCGTCCAGTTTGACCCCACG GGTCACCGAATTCTGGCGGGCTCCTACGACAAATCGGCTTTGCTGTGGTGTTTGGATCACCCGGTTGCCAAG CTGACCCTGACGGGCCACAGCAGGAAGGTGACGGCGGCTCGCTTCAGCGGTCATCAAGTGGTGACGGGAAGCGCCGACGGGACCGTCAGGATATGGGACCTCCAACGCGCCGCCT GTGTCCACTTGGCCCGAGTGGCGTCCTTCTGCAGCGATGTGGTCTGCTCGGAAAACGTGGCCATCAGCGGACATTTCGACCACAAGATCCGACTGTGGGACACCAG CGTCATTGAGTGCGTCACTGAGGGCAGGGGACGTGTTGTTTGGCTCCAGGCTGTCCAGCTGCGTCCACTGCCTGTCGGCGCAGGGCAAAGTGACATCTTTGGACCTCAGCGCCGACGGCCGGCACCTGCTCAGCTGTTGCCGGGACGACGGACTGCAGCTGTTGGACGTCCGCAACTGGAGCCACGGTGGCGCCTCCTTCAG AGCGGAAGGCTTCAAATGTGCAAGCGACAGCACCAAAGTGGCCATCAG CCCCGACGCTCGCTTCGTGGCGGCGGGATCGGCAGACGGCGCCGTCTACATCTGGAACGTCTCCGCTGGAAACCTGGAGACGCGCCTGGCTGA